In a genomic window of Tursiops truncatus isolate mTurTru1 chromosome 7, mTurTru1.mat.Y, whole genome shotgun sequence:
- the CRYGB gene encoding gamma-crystallin B isoform X2 — MGKITFYEDRGFQGRCYECSSDCPNLQPYFSRCNSIRVDSGCWMLYERPNYQGHQYFLRRGDYPDYQQWMGFNDSVRSCRLIPTHSGTFRMRIYERDDFRGQMSEITDDCLSLQDRFHLNEIHSLNVLEGSWVLYELPNYRGRQYLLRPGEYRRYLDWGAMNAKAGSLRRVTDFY, encoded by the exons ATGGGGAAG ATCACCTTCTACGAGGACCGGGGCTTCCAGGGCCGCTGCTACGAGTGCAGCAGCGACTGCCCCAACCTGCAGCCCTACTTCAGCCGCTGCAACTCCATCCGGGTGGACAGCGGCTGCTGGATGCTCTATGAGCGCCCCAACTACCAGGGCCACCAGTACTTCCTGCGGCGCGGCGACTACCCCGACTACCAGCAGTGGATGGGCTTCAACGACTCCGTCCGCTCCTGCCGCCTCATCCCCACA CACTCCGGCACTTTCAGAATGAGAATCTATGAGAGAGATGACTTCAGAGGACAAATGTCAGAGATCACAGATGATTGTCTGTCTCTTCAGGACCGCTTCCACCTCAATGAGATCCACTCCCTCAATGTGCTGGAGGGCTCCTGGGTCCTTTACGAGCTGCCCAACTACAGGGGAAGGCAGTACCTCCTGAGGCCAGGGGAGTACAGGAGATATCTTGACTGGGGGGCGATGAATGCCAAGGCTGGTTCTCTAAGACGGGTGACagatttttactga
- the CRYGB gene encoding gamma-crystallin B isoform X3 codes for MGKITFYEDRGFQGRCYECSSDCPNLQPYFSRCNSIRVDSGCWMLYERPNYQGHQYFLRRGDYPDYQQWMGFNDSVRSCRLIPTVSSHRMRIYERDDFRGQMSEITDDCLSLQDRFHLNEIHSLNVLEGSWVLYELPNYRGRQYLLRPGEYRRYLDWGAMNAKAGSLRRVTDFY; via the exons ATGGGGAAG ATCACCTTCTACGAGGACCGGGGCTTCCAGGGCCGCTGCTACGAGTGCAGCAGCGACTGCCCCAACCTGCAGCCCTACTTCAGCCGCTGCAACTCCATCCGGGTGGACAGCGGCTGCTGGATGCTCTATGAGCGCCCCAACTACCAGGGCCACCAGTACTTCCTGCGGCGCGGCGACTACCCCGACTACCAGCAGTGGATGGGCTTCAACGACTCCGTCCGCTCCTGCCGCCTCATCCCCACAGTGAGT TCACATAG AATGAGAATCTATGAGAGAGATGACTTCAGAGGACAAATGTCAGAGATCACAGATGATTGTCTGTCTCTTCAGGACCGCTTCCACCTCAATGAGATCCACTCCCTCAATGTGCTGGAGGGCTCCTGGGTCCTTTACGAGCTGCCCAACTACAGGGGAAGGCAGTACCTCCTGAGGCCAGGGGAGTACAGGAGATATCTTGACTGGGGGGCGATGAATGCCAAGGCTGGTTCTCTAAGACGGGTGACagatttttactga
- the CRYGB gene encoding gamma-crystallin B isoform X1 — MGKITFYEDRGFQGRCYECSSDCPNLQPYFSRCNSIRVDSGCWMLYERPNYQGHQYFLRRGDYPDYQQWMGFNDSVRSCRLIPTVSHSGTFRMRIYERDDFRGQMSEITDDCLSLQDRFHLNEIHSLNVLEGSWVLYELPNYRGRQYLLRPGEYRRYLDWGAMNAKAGSLRRVTDFY, encoded by the exons ATGGGGAAG ATCACCTTCTACGAGGACCGGGGCTTCCAGGGCCGCTGCTACGAGTGCAGCAGCGACTGCCCCAACCTGCAGCCCTACTTCAGCCGCTGCAACTCCATCCGGGTGGACAGCGGCTGCTGGATGCTCTATGAGCGCCCCAACTACCAGGGCCACCAGTACTTCCTGCGGCGCGGCGACTACCCCGACTACCAGCAGTGGATGGGCTTCAACGACTCCGTCCGCTCCTGCCGCCTCATCCCCACAGTGAGT CACTCCGGCACTTTCAGAATGAGAATCTATGAGAGAGATGACTTCAGAGGACAAATGTCAGAGATCACAGATGATTGTCTGTCTCTTCAGGACCGCTTCCACCTCAATGAGATCCACTCCCTCAATGTGCTGGAGGGCTCCTGGGTCCTTTACGAGCTGCCCAACTACAGGGGAAGGCAGTACCTCCTGAGGCCAGGGGAGTACAGGAGATATCTTGACTGGGGGGCGATGAATGCCAAGGCTGGTTCTCTAAGACGGGTGACagatttttactga